A single genomic interval of Bacillus smithii harbors:
- the deoB gene encoding phosphopentomutase encodes MEKGTYKRVHLIVMDSVGIGEAPDAEKFNDKGADTLGHIAERMNGLNMPNMAKLGLSNIRPLKGIPKAEKPLAYYTKMQEASKGKDTMTGHWEIMGLQVDKPFKVFPNGFPEELIRQLEEKTGRKVIGNKPASGTAIIEELGKEHMETGALIVYTSADPVLQIAAHEEIVPLDELYKICEIARELTLDEKYKVGRVIARPFIGEPGHFTRTSNRHDYALKPFGRTVMNELKDSGFDVIAIGKISDIYNGEGVTEAIRTKSNMDGMDKFISVFDQDFTGLSFINLVDFDALYGHRRDPIGYGKALEEFDARLPEVFDKMTDEDLLIITADHGNDPIHHGTDHTREFVPLLVYSKRFHGGNELPIRKTFADVGATVADNFQVRMPEHGESFLPYLK; translated from the coding sequence GTGGAAAAAGGTACATATAAACGTGTTCATTTAATCGTGATGGATTCTGTAGGAATAGGGGAAGCTCCCGATGCTGAAAAATTTAACGATAAAGGCGCAGATACGCTTGGACACATCGCAGAGCGTATGAATGGCTTGAACATGCCGAATATGGCGAAGTTGGGCTTAAGTAATATAAGACCGTTAAAAGGAATTCCAAAAGCAGAAAAACCGCTGGCTTATTATACAAAGATGCAAGAAGCATCAAAAGGAAAAGATACGATGACAGGGCATTGGGAAATCATGGGGCTCCAAGTTGACAAGCCTTTTAAGGTATTTCCGAATGGATTTCCCGAGGAATTAATTCGCCAATTGGAAGAAAAAACAGGTCGGAAAGTGATTGGAAACAAACCGGCTAGCGGTACGGCCATTATAGAAGAACTGGGAAAAGAACATATGGAAACCGGGGCTTTGATTGTTTATACGTCTGCAGATCCGGTTTTACAAATTGCCGCCCATGAAGAGATTGTACCGTTGGATGAGTTATATAAAATTTGCGAAATTGCCCGAGAGTTGACGTTAGATGAAAAATATAAAGTGGGACGGGTGATTGCACGCCCATTCATCGGTGAACCGGGCCATTTTACTAGAACGTCCAATCGCCATGACTATGCGTTAAAGCCATTTGGCCGTACTGTTATGAATGAATTGAAAGACAGCGGCTTCGATGTCATCGCGATTGGGAAAATTTCTGATATTTATAATGGCGAAGGGGTGACCGAAGCCATTCGGACCAAATCCAATATGGATGGAATGGATAAATTCATTTCGGTCTTTGATCAAGATTTTACCGGTTTGAGTTTTATCAACTTGGTAGACTTTGATGCTTTATACGGTCATCGCAGGGATCCGATCGGATACGGGAAAGCACTTGAAGAATTTGATGCCAGATTGCCTGAAGTATTCGACAAAATGACGGATGAAGACTTGTTGATTATCACAGCGGACCACGGCAATGATCCAATTCACCACGGAACGGATCATACACGCGAATTTGTGCCGTTGCTCGTTTACTCCAAACGTTTTCATGGAGGAAACGAGCTGCCGATCAGAAAAACGTTCGCAGACGTCGGGGCAACTGTGGCGGATAATTTCCAAGTCCGTATGCCGGAGCATGGGGAAAGCTTTTTACCCTATTTAAAATGA
- a CDS encoding pyrimidine-nucleoside phosphorylase, which produces MRMVDIIEKKRNGNELTTEEIQFFINGYTKGEIPDYQVSSLLMAIFFQGMTERERADLTMAMVRSGDQIDLSAIHGIKVDKHSTGGVGDTTTLVLGPLVASVGVPVAKMSGRGLGHTGGTIDKLESVPGFHVEIDNQEFIELVNRNKLAVIGQSGNLTPADKKLYALRDVTATVDSIPLIASSIMSKKIAAGADAIVLDVKTGAGAFMKTREEARQLAEAMVRIGNQVGRKTMAIISDMSQPLGYAIGNALEVKEAMDTLKGEGPKDLTELCLTLGSYMVLLAEQANTLEEAREKLLTSIQNGSALQTFRTFLAAQGGDASVVDQPNKLPQAKYQIDLPAKEDGYIAEMEADSIGTAAMWLGAGRATKESTIDLAVGLVLKKKIGDEVKKGESIVTIYSNREDVEDVKEKLYESIKISKEKVTAPTLIYEVISK; this is translated from the coding sequence ATGAGAATGGTAGATATTATTGAAAAAAAGAGAAACGGAAATGAGCTTACTACAGAAGAAATTCAATTTTTTATTAACGGCTATACAAAAGGAGAAATTCCGGATTATCAAGTAAGCTCGTTGTTAATGGCCATATTTTTTCAGGGAATGACAGAAAGAGAGCGTGCAGATTTGACGATGGCGATGGTGCGTTCCGGTGATCAAATCGATTTATCGGCGATTCACGGAATCAAGGTCGATAAACACTCTACTGGAGGAGTGGGCGATACGACGACGCTTGTACTTGGACCGCTTGTGGCTTCGGTTGGCGTACCGGTTGCTAAAATGAGTGGGCGCGGTTTGGGCCACACCGGCGGCACCATTGATAAACTAGAGTCTGTACCAGGTTTTCACGTAGAAATTGACAATCAAGAATTTATAGAACTCGTAAACCGAAATAAATTGGCTGTTATTGGGCAAAGCGGGAACTTAACGCCTGCAGATAAAAAATTATATGCTCTCCGAGATGTAACGGCTACGGTAGACAGTATCCCGCTGATAGCCAGTTCCATTATGAGCAAAAAAATCGCCGCAGGTGCCGATGCCATTGTACTGGATGTCAAAACCGGGGCGGGTGCCTTTATGAAAACAAGGGAAGAGGCGCGTCAGCTTGCGGAAGCGATGGTTCGCATCGGCAATCAAGTTGGACGTAAGACGATGGCCATCATTTCGGATATGAGTCAGCCCCTTGGCTATGCGATCGGCAACGCATTGGAAGTAAAAGAGGCGATGGATACATTAAAAGGGGAAGGACCGAAAGATTTAACCGAACTTTGTTTAACTTTAGGCAGTTACATGGTCTTGCTGGCAGAACAAGCAAATACGCTGGAAGAAGCGCGTGAGAAACTGCTTACATCCATTCAAAATGGATCAGCATTGCAAACGTTCAGAACTTTCTTGGCTGCCCAAGGAGGCGATGCTTCTGTAGTGGATCAACCGAATAAACTGCCGCAGGCAAAGTACCAAATCGACTTGCCTGCTAAGGAAGACGGTTATATAGCAGAGATGGAAGCGGACAGCATTGGAACGGCAGCAATGTGGCTGGGGGCAGGAAGAGCCACAAAAGAATCGACAATCGATCTGGCAGTGGGTCTTGTACTGAAGAAAAAAATCGGCGACGAAGTCAAAAAAGGCGAATCGATCGTCACCATATACAGCAATCGCGAAGATGTTGAAGATGTAAAAGAAAAGTTATATGAAAGCATCAAGATTTCCAAAGAAAAAGTGACGGCACCGACGTTAATATACGAAGTCATTTCAAAATAA
- the spoIIAB gene encoding anti-sigma F factor, translating to MRNEMSLQFSAISENESFARVTVAAFIAQLDPTMDELTEIKTVVSEAVTNAIIHGYENNPAGIIYISVAIEDGVVDMVIRDEGIGIANIEEARQPLFTTKPELERSGMGFTIMENFMDEVEVISQPGKGTTIRLTKHIANSKALCN from the coding sequence ATGCGAAATGAAATGAGTTTGCAATTTAGTGCTATTAGCGAAAATGAATCATTTGCTCGAGTGACGGTGGCTGCTTTTATTGCACAGCTGGATCCGACGATGGATGAATTGACGGAAATCAAAACGGTCGTGTCAGAAGCTGTGACGAATGCCATCATTCATGGATATGAAAACAATCCTGCAGGAATCATCTATATTTCTGTCGCCATTGAAGATGGCGTCGTCGACATGGTCATACGGGACGAAGGGATTGGGATAGCCAATATCGAAGAAGCTCGCCAACCTTTGTTTACAACAAAGCCTGAATTGGAACGCTCAGGCATGGGCTTTACGATTATGGAAAATTTTATGGATGAAGTCGAAGTGATCTCACAACCTGGAAAAGGCACCACGATTCGATTGACCAAACACATCGCCAACAGTAAAGCATTGTGTAACTAA
- the spoIIAA gene encoding anti-sigma F factor antagonist translates to MSLAIDMEVKTDVLCIRLSGELDHHTAESLRKQASETIEAYDIRHIVLNLEHLSFMDSSGLGVILGRYKQIQQKHGEMVVCAISPSVKRLFEMSGLFKIIRLEQSETGALVRLGVA, encoded by the coding sequence GTGAGTCTTGCGATTGATATGGAAGTGAAAACGGATGTGCTCTGCATTCGATTAAGCGGCGAATTGGACCACCACACGGCTGAATCATTGAGAAAACAGGCGTCAGAAACCATCGAAGCATACGATATTCGTCATATTGTTTTGAATTTGGAGCATTTGTCCTTTATGGACAGCTCCGGACTCGGTGTCATATTAGGCAGATATAAGCAAATTCAGCAAAAACATGGTGAGATGGTCGTTTGCGCCATATCTCCATCTGTCAAGCGGCTGTTTGAAATGTCGGGACTGTTCAAAATCATTCGATTGGAACAATCAGAGACAGGCGCTTTGGTAAGATTGGGGGTAGCGTAG